The stretch of DNA GTTAGTAAGTTAGGAGTTAGGAGTCGAACTCCTAACTGCTAGCTGCTCTCTGCTAACTTCCTGAGCCGGCTGGCGCCGACGATCCCGGCTTCGATCCCAAGCTCGGAAAAGACTATGTCCAGATTCCGACCCGGCAAAGCCTGGGTTCGGCGGAACACCGATCTCCGCACCGCCTTCAGCAGGGGTCTGCCGATGCCACTCACGCCGCCGCCGATAACGATACGCTCCGGGTCCAGCAGCTCCACGGCGTTGGCGAGCGCCGTGCCCAGGTAGTCCCCGACTTCTTCAACCAGGGCCAGGGCCAGCCGGTCGCCGGCCCGCGCGGCCCGGCCGATCTCGCGCATCGTTATCCCCGCCGCATCCCCTTTGGCAAACTCGAACATCAGGCTTGGGCCTTCGGTCTTCATCCCCGGAAAGAGCGAGATCTGGTTCCTGTGGTCCTTGAGACGCTTCAGTTGCGCCCGCACCCGCTTCCGCGCCCGGTCCTCCACGTAGCGCGCCCCGACGTAACGCTCGACGCAGCCATTGTGACCGCAGGGACAAGGCAGCCCGTCCGCAAAGATGGCAGTGTGGCCGATCTCTCCGGCCGCGCCGTTGGCGCCGGTGAGAAGTCGGCCGTCCGCGACTATCCCGCCGCCGACTCCGGTGCCTAGCGTCACGCAGAGCAGGTGCCGGCAGCCATGGCCCGCTCCGTGCAGCGACTCGCCCAGAGCTACCGCGTTCGCGTCGTTGGTGCAGTACACCGGCAGACCGGTGATACCTTCGAGCGTCCGCTTCACCGGCGTACCGTTCCATCCCGGCAGATTCGGCGGCACGCGCACTATGCCGGCAGCGTGGTCGACCAGTCCCGCGATCCCGATACCGACCGAGGCGACCTTCCGTCGTTTCCGCAGTTCCTCGACCACCGCCCCTATCCGCTTCAGAGCCTGCGTCGGTCCGGACGCGGCACGTGTCAAGAGAACCCGCCGGGCTCTGACCCGGCCCACACCGTCAACCAGCCCGATCTTGATGTTGGTACCGCCGAGGTCGATGCCGATGTCGAATGAAGCTCTACGCATCACGCTCGATGCTTCACGCGGAAAACGGGGACTGTACCGCGCGTCCTAGCGCTTCGTGGGACTGTCCCCGTTTTCCGACCTCACACAACGTGCGTAGAGCTTACGAAGCGCCTGCTCGTACGCGGGGCTCAGCGTCACGTCGCGCCGAGCCATCACCTTGCGGGCATTGGAGAGGACGTGGCCGAGCGGCCAGCGGGCCTCGCTGCCCCAAGCAAATGCGGGTACCTCCTTGGGAGAGAGCCCGGGCTCGAACCAGTTGGCAAAGGTACCGACCCGTGTACCCGTGTTGAGCAACGTCCCAATGGCCGTCTTCGCGTGATCACCGATGAAGCAGCCGACCTTAAGCAGGTCGGTGTCAATCGTCTTCCCCTGCCAGCTCACCTGCACCGGCTGGTAGGCATTCTTCAGGTCCGAGTTGGTCGTCATCGCCCCAAGGTTCACCCACTCGCCGACAAAGGCGTGGCCGATGAAGCCCTCGTGGTGCTTGTTGGCGTGCCCCTGGAAGACGCTGGTCTCGACTTCACCGCCGATCCGGCAACGCGGCCCGAAGCTGCAGCCCGGCCGCACCTTGGCACCGTCAATCACCGTACCCGGACCGACATAGCAGGGCCCTTCGACAAAGCTGCCCGGGCGCACGACCGCGTCC from candidate division WOR-3 bacterium encodes:
- a CDS encoding ROK family protein codes for the protein MRRASFDIGIDLGGTNIKIGLVDGVGRVRARRVLLTRAASGPTQALKRIGAVVEELRKRRKVASVGIGIAGLVDHAAGIVRVPPNLPGWNGTPVKRTLEGITGLPVYCTNDANAVALGESLHGAGHGCRHLLCVTLGTGVGGGIVADGRLLTGANGAAGEIGHTAIFADGLPCPCGHNGCVERYVGARYVEDRARKRVRAQLKRLKDHRNQISLFPGMKTEGPSLMFEFAKGDAAGITMREIGRAARAGDRLALALVEEVGDYLGTALANAVELLDPERIVIGGGVSGIGRPLLKAVRRSVFRRTQALPGRNLDIVFSELGIEAGIVGASRLRKLAESS